A window of the Miscanthus floridulus cultivar M001 chromosome 14, ASM1932011v1, whole genome shotgun sequence genome harbors these coding sequences:
- the LOC136503939 gene encoding cytochrome P450 78A6-like: MGLLASRLACLTDTVAILLEWVMAQIVLHPGIQSKMQAELDAVMGRGHAISNADVARLPYLQRVVKETLRVHPPAPLLSWARLIPAGTTAMVNMWAVEHDPAVWADPSTFWPERFEEEDVSVLGGDLRLAPFGAGRRVCPGKTLALATVHLWLAQLLHRFQWAPADGGVDLTERLGMSLEMEKPLVCKPTPRW; encoded by the coding sequence ATGGGGCTGCTGGCCTCTCGCCTGGCCTGCCTGACCGACACAGTGGCGATCCTGCTGGAGTGGGTGATGGCGCAGATAGTGCTGCACCCAGGGATCCAGTCCAAGATGCAGGCGGAGCTGGACGCCGTCATGGGCCGCGGCCACGCCATCTCCAACGCCGACGTGGCCCGGCTGCCCTACCTGCAGCGTGTCGTGAAGGAGACGCTCCGCGTGCACCCGCCCGCCCCGCTGCTCTCGTGGGCGCGCCTCATCCCCGCGGGCACCACGGCCATGGTCAACATGTGGGCCGTCGAGCACGACCCGGCGGTGTGGGCGGACCCCTCCACGTTCTGGCCCGAGCGGTTTGAGGAGGAGGACGTGAGCGTGCTAGGCGGGGACCTCCGGCTCGCGCCGTTCGGGGCCGGGCGGCGCGTGTGCCCCGGCAAGACGCTGGCGCTCGCCACCGTCCACCTCTGGCTCGCGCAACTGCTGCACCGCTTCCAATGGGCGCCGGCGGACGGCGGCGTCGACCTGACGGAGCGCCTTGGGATGTCGCTGGAGATGGAGAAGCCCCTCGTGTGCAAGCCCACGCCCAGGTGGTGA